The following proteins are encoded in a genomic region of Neosynechococcus sphagnicola sy1:
- the dnaA gene encoding chromosomal replication initiator protein DnaA — protein MDLSLENLWNQVLERLQLQLSRPTFETWIKTAVVERLEEGCLVIQTPNPFARNWLQKYYIKTIGEVVQDVLGYPVDIHITIANGGEDQTLGDPELLWPIPPVSATPEPTQTNRPRQADLNPKYVFSRFVVGSNNRMAHAACLAVAESPGREFNPLFLCGGVGLGKTHLMQAIGHYRLEIHPDARIFYVSTEQFTNDLIAAIRKDSMQSFREHYRAVDVLLVDDIQFIEGKEYTQEEFFHTFNTLHEAGKQVVLASDRPPSQIPRLQERLCSRFSMGLIADIQPPDLETRMAILQKKAEYENMRLPRTVIEYIASSYTSNIRELEGALIRAVAYISISGLPMTVDNISPVLNPASEKVEALPETVMAAIADTFGITLEELKGHSRRREISLARQIGMYMMRHHTDLSLPKIGEEFGGKDHTTVLYSCEKIAQLKDNDPTIAQTLRQLGDRINLASRAQSRN, from the coding sequence TTGGACCTTTCTCTCGAAAATCTGTGGAATCAAGTACTGGAGAGGCTTCAGCTACAACTGAGTCGCCCGACCTTTGAAACCTGGATCAAAACAGCAGTTGTAGAGCGGCTAGAGGAGGGTTGTCTGGTGATACAGACCCCCAATCCCTTTGCCCGTAATTGGCTCCAAAAGTACTACATCAAAACCATTGGCGAGGTGGTGCAGGATGTCCTAGGGTATCCAGTTGATATTCACATCACCATCGCCAATGGGGGCGAGGATCAAACCTTGGGAGATCCGGAACTTCTGTGGCCCATCCCCCCAGTGTCTGCTACTCCCGAACCGACCCAGACCAATCGCCCCCGTCAAGCTGACTTGAACCCTAAGTATGTTTTTTCTCGGTTTGTGGTCGGTTCGAACAACCGCATGGCCCACGCCGCTTGTTTGGCGGTGGCAGAATCCCCCGGACGGGAGTTTAACCCCCTGTTTTTGTGTGGAGGCGTTGGACTTGGCAAAACCCACCTGATGCAAGCGATTGGTCACTATCGTTTAGAAATTCATCCTGATGCTCGGATTTTCTATGTCTCTACCGAGCAATTCACCAATGATTTGATCGCGGCCATCCGCAAAGACAGTATGCAAAGTTTTCGAGAGCACTACCGAGCTGTCGATGTGCTCCTCGTTGACGATATCCAGTTTATTGAAGGCAAGGAATATACCCAGGAAGAATTCTTCCACACTTTTAATACGCTCCACGAAGCAGGCAAACAAGTCGTTCTGGCCTCAGATCGACCTCCCAGCCAGATTCCCCGCCTGCAAGAACGTCTGTGTTCGCGGTTTTCTATGGGCTTAATTGCTGATATCCAACCACCGGATTTAGAAACCCGAATGGCAATTCTGCAAAAGAAAGCCGAATACGAGAACATGCGACTGCCCCGCACCGTGATTGAGTACATCGCATCTAGCTACACCTCAAACATTCGAGAACTTGAGGGAGCCTTGATCCGAGCGGTGGCTTATATTTCAATTTCCGGCCTCCCCATGACCGTTGATAACATTTCGCCAGTCCTGAATCCAGCTTCCGAAAAGGTGGAAGCATTGCCCGAAACTGTAATGGCAGCGATCGCAGACACCTTTGGCATCACTCTTGAAGAGCTGAAAGGACACTCCCGACGCCGGGAGATCAGCCTAGCCCGACAAATTGGCATGTATATGATGCGACACCATACAGACTTGAGTCTGCCCAAGATTGGAGAGGAATTTGGAGGTAAGGATCATACGACCGTTCTCTATAGTTGCGAAAAGATCGCCCAACTCAAAGACAATGATCCCACCATTGCCCAAACCCTCCGCCAATTGGGCGATCGCATCAACCTAGCTAGCCGCGCCCAAAGCCGCAATTAA
- the dnaN gene encoding DNA polymerase III subunit beta codes for MKFVCTQNDLNTHLSLVSRAVPSRPSHPVLANVRVVADEETQRVGFTAFDLSLGMHTSFVAEVEMGGSLTLPAKLLNDIVSRLPGDTVTLDAAAGETLVTLQSGSGSYQVRGMGAEEFPELPVITGQEATHLPVDALLEGLHGSLFAASTDETKQILTGVHLLLQPDYLEFAATDGHRLAVVQTQGAEDETESNLETGLEVTVPARALRELERLLGVRHSLEPLSLLIDQGQVVFEWGEQRLTSRTLEGQYPAYRQLIPRQFVRQITVDRRLLLGALERIAVLADQKNSIVKFTIDSVLQQLKLSADAQDVGSGLESIPAQVSGENLEIAFNVKYLTDGLKTFTTADMQIQLNTATSPVVLTPLGGLKLTYLVMPVQIRP; via the coding sequence ATGAAATTCGTCTGCACTCAAAACGATCTGAATACGCACCTCTCTCTTGTCAGTCGTGCGGTGCCGTCACGGCCCTCCCATCCGGTATTGGCCAATGTCCGAGTCGTGGCAGACGAAGAGACTCAGCGGGTGGGGTTTACCGCCTTTGATCTGAGTCTAGGAATGCATACGAGCTTTGTTGCGGAAGTCGAGATGGGGGGCAGTCTAACTTTGCCCGCCAAGTTGCTGAACGATATTGTGTCTCGCTTACCTGGTGATACCGTCACCCTGGATGCTGCTGCAGGTGAAACGCTAGTAACGCTGCAATCTGGTTCCGGTAGCTACCAGGTCAGGGGTATGGGAGCCGAAGAATTTCCAGAACTGCCTGTCATTACGGGGCAGGAAGCCACCCATTTGCCCGTTGATGCGCTGCTGGAGGGACTCCATGGCTCTTTATTTGCTGCTAGTACAGACGAAACCAAACAAATCTTGACAGGGGTGCACCTGCTGTTACAACCCGATTATTTAGAATTTGCTGCCACAGATGGCCATCGATTAGCAGTGGTGCAAACTCAGGGTGCAGAGGATGAAACGGAGTCCAATCTGGAAACGGGACTGGAGGTCACTGTTCCTGCCCGAGCCTTGCGGGAACTGGAGCGTCTTTTGGGGGTGCGTCACTCTCTGGAGCCTCTGTCCCTCTTGATTGATCAAGGTCAAGTGGTCTTTGAATGGGGGGAACAGCGCCTCACTAGTCGTACCTTGGAAGGTCAATATCCTGCCTATCGGCAATTGATTCCCCGTCAGTTTGTGCGTCAGATAACGGTGGATCGCCGCCTGCTCCTTGGGGCACTGGAACGGATTGCTGTACTGGCGGATCAGAAAAATAGCATCGTTAAGTTCACGATTGATAGTGTGCTGCAGCAACTGAAGCTCTCTGCGGATGCTCAAGACGTGGGCAGTGGCTTGGAGTCTATCCCAGCCCAAGTGTCTGGAGAGAACCTGGAAATTGCCTTTAATGTCAAGTACTTAACGGATGGCTTGAAGACCTTCACAACGGCTGATATGCAAATTCAGCTCAATACAGCGACCAGCCCAGTGGTACTCACACCCCTGGGCGGTCTAAAACTGACTTATCTTGTGATGCCGGTTCAGATTCGCCCCTAA
- the grrA gene encoding GrrA/OscA1 family cyclophane-containing rSAM-modified RiPP gives MDINTTTGFVGLLLALSALTSPEAMARVNSSIENPQPPTIEARMAEITATLRQRETLLETTSSATLPQPSPEEIKLARAAWGNGGGRGVAVGGGGAAFRNSGGGGAAFRNNGGGAFRNGGSWGNGGWRDGGGFADFRNW, from the coding sequence ATGGACATCAATACAACTACGGGCTTCGTTGGTCTCTTGCTAGCCCTATCAGCATTGACATCGCCGGAAGCCATGGCTCGTGTCAACTCATCGATTGAAAACCCTCAGCCACCCACCATTGAAGCTCGGATGGCAGAAATTACCGCAACCTTAAGACAAAGAGAGACGCTCTTAGAAACTACATCTTCAGCAACATTACCGCAACCGTCCCCAGAAGAGATCAAACTAGCCAGAGCTGCTTGGGGAAATGGAGGGGGACGTGGGGTTGCTGTGGGCGGTGGAGGTGCAGCGTTCCGCAATAGTGGTGGTGGCGGTGCTGCCTTTCGCAACAACGGCGGTGGGGCGTTCCGCAATGGCGGTAGCTGGGGAAATGGCGGTTGGCGGGATGGTGGGGGCTTTGCTGACTTTCGCAACTGGTAG
- a CDS encoding phycobilisome rod-core linker polypeptide, which produces MSVKASGGSSVARPQLYQTVPVATISQAEQQDRFLERGELSELTVYFNSGAKRLEIAQILTQSSEIIVSRAANRIFVGGSPMAFLEKPKEAPVMTMAGVPPMDTKESMKLGTTSYIETSGGILEGIRSLFSATGGGPIPPGFRPINVARYGPSNMQKSLRDLSWFLRYITYAIVAGDPNIITVNVRGLREIIEQACSGVATIVALQEMRAAALGYFRQDGEAAAIVAQYFDVLLTEFKAPTPSSKVRQRPSGDQQGLQLPQIYFSSAERRPKFVMKPGLSSTEKNDVVKAAYRQVFERDITRAYSLRISDLESKVKGGEISVKEFVRRLGKSPLYRKNFYEPYINSRALELAFRHFLGRAPSSREEVQKYFSLISQGGLAALVDALVDSVEYSDYFGEETVPYLRGLGQEAQECRNWGPQFDLFNYSAPFRKVPQFITLFAAYEQALPDQHPYGSGNDPLEIQFGAIFPKETRNPSASPAPFGKDTRRVLINRGPGINNQLSNPAARGVAPGSLGPKVFKLDQLPSFTGLGGKRGNPTQGISVKFSESSTQAVIKAAYLQVFGRDVYDGQRLKVDEIKLENGEITVREFIRRLAKSNLFRSLYWTPLYVCKAVEYIHRRLLGRPTYGRQENNAYFDICAKKGFYALIDAILDTVEYSESFGEDTVPYERYLTPAGLALRSLRLGSIGETGARIDKEESPRYVELGAVKEERTEPDVHFRMNQGVPKQRVQSKVFKLTGLVDKPNLKLVIGAAYRQIFEREMAPYVILNEFSALESKLGNNEINLKEFIEALGCSSLYINQFYAPYPNTKVIELGTKHFLGRAPLDQAEIRKYNQILASQGIRGFVSAMVNSAEYAQTFGEDTVPYNRFPTLPAANFPNTQRLYNKLKRQDKELVVPSFATVKPRLEGAMLPLMGMAIADQAANSQPQLVELGRSSHNQNDLSGELGTPRTRPVRIFRMNSGMAAAETELLLIALYSQVMDLFSDQVPEQFRNRDLEAKLRSGEISVREFVRTLASSEIYCQRFYTPYPSNKVVEFLCRHLLGRSPATSTEMRQYHQLLTDGGLRSAVDAMIDSPEYARYFGEDVVPYKRFPTLLAGTTLGTVKADTDLVPVS; this is translated from the coding sequence ATGAGTGTTAAGGCAAGTGGTGGAAGCTCAGTTGCGCGTCCGCAACTTTATCAAACGGTGCCAGTGGCTACGATCTCTCAAGCGGAACAACAAGACCGTTTCCTTGAGCGAGGAGAGCTAAGTGAGTTAACAGTCTATTTTAATTCGGGTGCGAAGCGGCTGGAGATTGCCCAAATTCTGACCCAAAGCTCTGAGATCATTGTGTCCCGAGCTGCGAATCGGATCTTTGTGGGTGGTTCGCCCATGGCTTTCCTGGAGAAGCCCAAAGAGGCACCTGTGATGACGATGGCAGGTGTTCCGCCTATGGATACCAAGGAATCCATGAAGTTAGGAACTACCAGCTATATTGAGACCAGTGGCGGTATCCTGGAAGGGATCCGATCGCTGTTCAGTGCTACAGGCGGCGGCCCCATTCCCCCAGGATTTCGTCCGATCAACGTCGCTCGCTATGGTCCCAGCAATATGCAGAAGTCCCTACGGGACTTGAGCTGGTTTTTACGCTACATCACCTATGCGATTGTTGCTGGCGACCCAAACATTATCACGGTGAATGTCCGGGGGTTGCGGGAAATTATTGAACAAGCCTGTTCTGGTGTCGCGACCATTGTTGCTCTGCAAGAGATGCGGGCTGCGGCTCTGGGTTACTTCCGTCAAGATGGGGAAGCCGCGGCGATCGTTGCTCAATATTTTGATGTCCTGCTAACTGAATTTAAGGCTCCCACGCCCTCCAGTAAAGTGCGTCAGCGTCCTTCCGGGGATCAGCAAGGTCTGCAACTGCCCCAAATTTACTTCAGCTCGGCTGAGCGTCGACCGAAGTTTGTGATGAAACCAGGTCTTTCTTCGACAGAGAAGAATGATGTGGTTAAGGCTGCCTACCGCCAGGTATTTGAGCGAGATATTACCCGTGCCTATAGTTTGCGGATTTCGGATCTGGAATCTAAGGTGAAGGGGGGCGAAATTTCCGTAAAGGAATTTGTCCGTCGGTTGGGTAAGTCTCCCCTCTATCGCAAAAATTTCTATGAGCCCTATATCAATAGTCGGGCACTAGAACTGGCTTTCCGTCACTTTCTGGGGCGCGCTCCCAGTTCTCGAGAAGAAGTTCAGAAGTACTTTTCCCTGATCTCCCAGGGAGGGCTGGCAGCCCTTGTGGATGCCCTAGTGGACTCAGTGGAATACAGTGATTACTTTGGAGAGGAAACGGTTCCCTACCTGCGGGGCTTAGGGCAGGAAGCTCAGGAATGCCGTAATTGGGGTCCTCAATTTGATTTGTTTAACTACAGTGCCCCCTTTCGGAAGGTACCGCAGTTCATCACCCTGTTTGCGGCCTATGAGCAAGCCTTGCCCGATCAGCATCCCTACGGATCTGGAAATGACCCACTGGAAATCCAGTTTGGAGCTATCTTCCCCAAAGAAACCCGAAATCCCAGTGCCAGTCCGGCTCCTTTTGGCAAAGATACCCGTCGAGTTCTGATCAACCGGGGGCCTGGAATTAATAACCAGTTGAGTAACCCTGCCGCTCGTGGGGTAGCACCAGGTTCTCTGGGACCTAAGGTGTTCAAATTAGATCAATTGCCTAGTTTTACAGGTTTGGGCGGAAAACGCGGTAACCCAACTCAGGGCATCAGCGTTAAGTTCTCGGAGAGTTCTACCCAGGCGGTGATCAAGGCTGCCTATCTCCAGGTCTTCGGGCGGGATGTCTACGACGGCCAACGCCTGAAGGTGGACGAAATTAAGTTGGAGAATGGTGAGATTACGGTACGGGAATTTATCCGCCGATTGGCGAAGTCCAATCTTTTCCGTTCCCTCTATTGGACGCCGCTGTATGTCTGTAAGGCTGTCGAGTATATCCATCGCCGCTTATTGGGTCGCCCTACCTACGGGCGTCAAGAAAACAATGCCTACTTTGATATCTGTGCCAAGAAAGGCTTCTATGCCCTGATCGATGCCATTCTGGATACGGTGGAGTACAGCGAAAGCTTTGGCGAAGACACGGTTCCCTACGAGCGGTATTTAACCCCCGCAGGTTTGGCGCTGCGATCGCTGCGGTTGGGCAGCATTGGTGAAACAGGGGCACGTATTGACAAGGAAGAATCTCCTCGTTACGTGGAATTAGGTGCGGTGAAGGAAGAGAGGACAGAACCCGATGTCCACTTCCGGATGAACCAGGGTGTTCCCAAGCAGCGAGTTCAGTCTAAGGTCTTCAAGCTGACAGGTCTGGTGGATAAGCCTAACCTGAAGCTAGTGATCGGAGCCGCCTATCGTCAAATCTTTGAGCGAGAAATGGCTCCCTATGTGATCCTGAACGAATTTAGTGCCCTGGAGAGCAAATTAGGAAATAACGAGATTAACCTCAAGGAGTTTATTGAAGCCCTAGGTTGTTCCAGTCTCTACATTAATCAGTTCTACGCCCCCTATCCCAATACCAAGGTGATTGAGTTAGGGACTAAGCACTTCTTGGGACGGGCTCCCTTGGATCAAGCAGAGATTCGCAAGTATAACCAAATCCTAGCCTCCCAAGGAATTCGGGGCTTTGTCAGTGCCATGGTCAACAGCGCTGAGTATGCCCAGACCTTTGGAGAAGACACGGTTCCTTACAACCGATTCCCCACCTTGCCAGCCGCCAACTTCCCCAATACCCAGCGGCTCTACAACAAGCTCAAGCGGCAGGACAAGGAATTAGTGGTTCCCAGTTTTGCCACGGTGAAGCCTCGTTTAGAAGGTGCCATGCTACCGCTGATGGGGATGGCGATCGCGGATCAGGCTGCCAACTCTCAACCCCAGTTGGTTGAATTGGGTCGTTCCAGCCACAATCAGAATGATCTGTCTGGGGAACTGGGTACTCCTCGTACCCGTCCGGTGCGCATCTTCCGGATGAATTCGGGCATGGCGGCAGCCGAAACCGAGTTACTGTTAATCGCCCTCTACTCCCAGGTGATGGATCTGTTTAGTGATCAGGTTCCAGAACAGTTCCGGAATCGTGATCTAGAAGCCAAGCTCCGTAGCGGGGAAATCTCGGTACGTGAGTTTGTCCGCACACTGGCTAGTTCTGAAATCTACTGCCAGCGCTTCTATACCCCGTATCCCAGTAACAAGGTGGTGGAATTCCTCTGCCGTCATCTCCTGGGTCGGTCACCGGCCACCTCAACAGAGATGCGTCAGTACCATCAACTGTTAACGGATGGCGGACTGCGATCTGCGGTGGATGCAATGATCGATAGCCCTGAATATGCCCGTTATTTTGGAGAAGATGTAGTGCCTTACAAGCGCTTTCCGACTCTCCTCGCGGGTACCACCCTGGGCACTGTAAAAGCAGATACGGACTTGGTGCCGGTCTCATAA
- a CDS encoding ATP phosphoribosyltransferase regulatory subunit, with amino-acid sequence MMQTTKIERVRGVVDALPDDCELNRQITERLKSCFESFGYRPLDVPIIEHTDLYLRKSGEEIIDRLYDFVYRNRRLCLRPEMTASVMRAYIDNFQADSLPVRLHYAGPVFRYEKTPACSLPPVYPDRD; translated from the coding sequence ATGATGCAAACGACCAAGATCGAGCGGGTGCGAGGCGTTGTTGATGCCTTGCCAGATGACTGCGAACTGAATCGGCAAATTACAGAACGGCTGAAGAGCTGTTTTGAGTCCTTTGGCTACCGTCCTTTGGATGTTCCCATCATTGAACACACAGACTTGTACCTTCGCAAGTCCGGTGAGGAGATCATTGACCGTCTTTATGACTTTGTCTATCGGAATCGTCGTCTCTGTTTACGACCGGAAATGACGGCCTCGGTGATGAGAGCTTATATCGATAACTTTCAGGCAGACTCGCTCCCAGTGCGGTTACACTATGCGGGGCCAGTGTTTCGCTATGAAAAAACCCCAGCGTGCTCGCTACCGCCAGTTTACCCAGATCGGGATTGA
- a CDS encoding ATP phosphoribosyltransferase regulatory subunit has protein sequence MKKPQRARYRQFTQIGIELIGATGALADAEIIRVACRGLESLGLRNYQVVIGNIGVLNRFLDNLDLDSRLRSFLLGQMSVLKQPQGKQQVAQRLAELYPDFQPGIEAPGTDRQLLPEELAPETDEDNPLNTQRLVHLFRGMDNESARQAILDLLESLNIDLGGNREPEEIADRLLTKLKRQDQTPRISLALDFLSELAQLKGDPETILRQGTQVLATYGIDCAPLQDLRAIADLLAFYNLDGSQVCLDLGLSRGIQYYTGMIFEIHHRGVGEDRQLCGGGSL, from the coding sequence ATGAAAAAACCCCAGCGTGCTCGCTACCGCCAGTTTACCCAGATCGGGATTGAATTAATTGGAGCTACGGGGGCTTTGGCCGATGCCGAGATTATCCGAGTCGCCTGTCGAGGATTGGAGTCCCTGGGTCTCCGGAACTATCAGGTGGTGATTGGTAATATCGGAGTCTTGAATCGCTTTCTGGATAATCTGGATCTAGACAGCCGCCTGCGGAGTTTTTTATTAGGTCAGATGTCCGTGCTCAAGCAACCCCAGGGTAAGCAGCAGGTGGCTCAGCGCTTGGCGGAACTGTATCCAGACTTTCAGCCTGGAATCGAGGCTCCGGGAACTGACCGCCAACTCCTCCCAGAGGAACTCGCACCAGAGACCGATGAGGACAATCCCCTCAATACTCAACGGCTGGTACACCTGTTTCGGGGCATGGATAACGAGTCTGCCCGGCAGGCGATCCTCGATTTGTTGGAAAGCCTCAACATTGATCTTGGGGGGAACCGGGAGCCTGAGGAAATTGCCGATCGCCTGCTAACGAAGCTAAAACGTCAGGATCAAACCCCTCGCATCAGTCTAGCGCTAGACTTTTTAAGTGAATTGGCTCAACTGAAGGGTGACCCGGAGACCATTCTCCGTCAGGGAACTCAGGTGCTGGCGACCTATGGGATTGATTGCGCACCGCTGCAAGATCTGCGGGCGATCGCCGATCTATTGGCCTTTTACAACCTGGATGGCAGCCAGGTCTGCCTAGATCTAGGCTTAAGTCGAGGGATTCAATACTATACCGGGATGATTTTTGAGATTCACCATAGGGGAGTGGGGGAAGATCGACAGCTCTGTGGGGGGGGTTCGCTATGA
- a CDS encoding His/Gly/Thr/Pro-type tRNA ligase C-terminal domain-containing protein codes for MIPVSPAEHGYAIEVAEKLRYAGVRVELDVRDRSVSNKFFLCR; via the coding sequence GTGATTCCGGTCAGTCCGGCAGAACACGGCTATGCCATTGAGGTGGCTGAGAAACTTCGCTACGCGGGGGTACGGGTCGAACTTGATGTTCGGGATCGCAGCGTCTCCAACAAGTTTTTTCTATGCCGATAA
- a CDS encoding His/Gly/Thr/Pro-type tRNA ligase C-terminal domain-containing protein, with protein sequence MFGIAASPTSFFYADKQKIPFCVVVGSIERESATVVLKQMHNREQHPLAVDAAAQHIHAYRSNHE encoded by the coding sequence ATGTTCGGGATCGCAGCGTCTCCAACAAGTTTTTTCTATGCCGATAAGCAGAAAATTCCCTTCTGCGTCGTGGTGGGTTCCATCGAACGGGAGTCGGCAACTGTGGTGTTAAAGCAGATGCACAATCGCGAACAACACCCCTTAGCTGTGGATGCCGCCGCCCAACACATTCATGCTTACAGGAGCAACCATGAATAA